Proteins co-encoded in one Betaproteobacteria bacterium genomic window:
- a CDS encoding outer membrane lipoprotein-sorting protein translates to MRTLKWGLGMMFRSASGCLVAAACLLAQAQTPPPEQDGKVSDDFAKTILQKADEIRFPAQGFEVNVKIRSVDGGGEPEVREYRILSKGNDNTIVVTTPPAAERGQILLMKGRDLWLFLPSVSQPVRLSLAQRLTGQVSNGDIARANFSGDYSPRLVGTEKIGDDKAFVLELTAVDRTVTYHRVKYWVRENGYAPIKAEFYSLSDKLLKACSYEGYKPLGGRTRPARLVMTDAIKADTKSVLDYDAMKNVDLPDKLFTKEYLRKLQ, encoded by the coding sequence ATGAGGACATTAAAGTGGGGGTTGGGGATGATGTTCCGTTCTGCGTCCGGATGTCTTGTCGCGGCCGCCTGTCTCCTTGCCCAGGCCCAGACGCCGCCGCCCGAACAAGACGGAAAGGTCTCGGACGACTTTGCAAAGACAATTCTTCAGAAGGCCGACGAGATTCGTTTCCCTGCGCAGGGATTTGAGGTCAACGTGAAGATCCGATCCGTGGATGGGGGAGGCGAGCCGGAAGTGCGGGAGTACCGCATCCTGTCAAAGGGCAATGACAATACAATCGTTGTGACCACGCCGCCGGCGGCGGAAAGAGGGCAGATTCTTCTCATGAAAGGCAGGGATCTGTGGCTTTTCCTGCCGTCGGTATCGCAACCAGTCCGGCTCTCGCTGGCCCAACGACTGACGGGTCAAGTGTCGAATGGTGACATCGCCCGGGCCAATTTCTCCGGGGACTACAGCCCCCGACTGGTTGGCACCGAGAAGATCGGTGACGACAAGGCGTTCGTTCTGGAACTCACGGCAGTGGATCGGACAGTCACCTATCACCGGGTGAAGTACTGGGTTCGAGAGAACGGTTATGCGCCAATAAAGGCAGAGTTCTACTCATTGTCGGACAAGCTTCTCAAAGCTTGTAGCTATGAAGGCTACAAGCCGTTGGGTGGAAGGACCAGGCCTGCTCGCCTGGTGATGACGGACGCGATCAAAGCAGATACCAAGTCCGTTCTGGACTACGACGCGATGAAGAACGTAGATCTTCCGGACAAACTGTTCACGAAAGAATACCTTCGTAAACTTCAATGA
- a CDS encoding ABC transporter ATP-binding protein yields MSIVTVEHVTKEYRLGDHMVKALDDVSISIEKGVFLAIAGPSGSGKSTLLNIIGCIDSPTSGKVQVAGHDVSGRTPDQLADLRARTIGFIFQTFNLLPVLSAEENVEYPLLQMPELDRQDRAERVQAMLELVQLQKFGKHRPNQLSGGQRQRVAIARALVTQPDIVLADEPTANLDHKTGEGILALMREINRKLKTTFIFSTHDKKVIDAADRLIGIEDGTIRLLGARQDGQWKITNLARTTAGPRPQGPSGEPQQ; encoded by the coding sequence ATGTCCATCGTCACCGTAGAGCACGTTACAAAAGAATATCGACTCGGGGATCATATGGTAAAGGCCCTCGACGACGTCTCCATATCGATCGAGAAAGGCGTTTTCCTCGCAATTGCCGGGCCTTCTGGCAGCGGCAAGTCGACCCTCTTGAACATTATCGGCTGCATCGACTCTCCTACGAGCGGCAAGGTCCAAGTGGCAGGTCATGACGTCAGCGGCAGAACCCCAGACCAGTTGGCCGATCTGCGTGCTCGCACGATCGGGTTCATATTCCAGACGTTCAACCTCCTGCCAGTTCTGTCCGCGGAGGAGAATGTGGAGTACCCCTTGCTGCAGATGCCCGAGCTCGATCGTCAGGACCGCGCGGAACGCGTTCAGGCGATGCTCGAACTGGTTCAGTTGCAGAAATTTGGAAAGCATCGACCCAATCAACTGAGCGGCGGACAGCGTCAACGCGTTGCCATCGCGCGAGCGCTTGTCACTCAGCCGGACATCGTGCTGGCAGACGAGCCCACTGCGAATCTGGATCACAAGACCGGGGAAGGCATCCTGGCGCTTATGCGGGAAATCAACCGCAAGCTGAAAACCACCTTCATCTTCTCCACCCATGACAAGAAGGTCATTGATGCAGCGGATCGGCTGATCGGCATCGAAGATGGCACGATTCGATTGCTGGGAGCGCGTCAGGACGGTCAATGGAAGATCACCAATCTGGCACGCACGACCGCTGGGCCACGGCCCCAGGGACCCTCGGGAGAGCCTCAACAATGA
- a CDS encoding ABC transporter permease, whose product MSLLDRFLTDERREQLRAAWATARLDYTMASRNILRQFRRSAFGLVAVATGVIALVLASGFFEWNFVGMREGIIRAQIGHVVVAKKGFLKDGTADPFAYLIPDTSEDRSLLEAAPNVVTVAPRLSMTGLISAGDSTVAFIGDGIDPAREKELSGGLTIVKGVGLSNADGNEVIVGQGLAENLGVDVGQTVVLLCSTGKSGINAVEVKIAGLFRSVSKAYDDFALRLPVKTAQRLLKVNGVHSWLVLLDDTDRTDRFTSKLAPKMKSTDLELVPWHETPAADFYSKTVTLFTRQVNVLTFMIAIIIVLSISNTLMNNVRERIGEIGTCMALGDSRRTVLRRFLAEGTLIGVFGAVAGVVLAIVLAQIISKIGIPLPPPPGMTTGIRAAIFVTAWIVVKAVLLATLTAFFAGLYPAWRASRMPIVDALRHAR is encoded by the coding sequence ATGAGCCTTCTCGATCGATTCCTGACCGACGAACGGCGCGAGCAACTGCGCGCGGCATGGGCCACCGCTCGCCTTGACTACACCATGGCGAGCAGGAACATCCTGCGCCAGTTCAGGCGCAGTGCCTTCGGTCTGGTCGCCGTTGCCACGGGAGTCATTGCTCTCGTGCTGGCGTCGGGATTCTTCGAGTGGAATTTTGTCGGGATGCGTGAGGGCATCATACGTGCCCAGATCGGTCATGTGGTTGTGGCAAAGAAGGGGTTCCTGAAAGACGGCACGGCAGATCCCTTCGCCTACCTCATACCCGACACTTCCGAAGACCGGTCTCTCCTCGAGGCGGCGCCGAACGTAGTTACGGTTGCACCACGGCTTTCCATGACCGGACTCATCAGCGCTGGTGATTCGACTGTCGCCTTCATAGGAGATGGAATCGATCCGGCGCGTGAAAAGGAATTGAGCGGCGGCCTGACGATCGTAAAGGGCGTAGGACTCTCCAATGCGGATGGAAACGAGGTGATCGTAGGACAAGGTCTTGCGGAAAACCTCGGAGTGGACGTGGGGCAAACAGTGGTTCTCCTCTGCTCCACTGGGAAGAGCGGGATCAACGCCGTGGAAGTCAAGATCGCCGGCCTGTTCCGTTCCGTTAGCAAGGCATACGATGACTTCGCACTTCGCCTTCCGGTGAAGACGGCCCAGCGACTTCTGAAGGTGAATGGCGTTCACAGTTGGCTCGTACTGCTCGACGATACGGACAGAACGGATCGCTTCACCTCCAAGCTGGCGCCAAAGATGAAATCCACGGATCTCGAGCTTGTGCCCTGGCATGAGACACCAGCCGCGGATTTCTATAGCAAGACGGTCACCTTGTTCACGCGACAAGTAAATGTGCTGACATTCATGATCGCCATCATCATCGTGCTCAGCATCTCCAACACCCTGATGAACAACGTCCGAGAGCGCATCGGGGAGATTGGAACCTGCATGGCACTCGGCGACAGTCGGCGAACCGTATTGAGAAGATTCCTTGCGGAAGGAACGTTGATCGGGGTATTCGGTGCCGTCGCTGGAGTCGTTCTGGCCATTGTGCTCGCCCAGATCATCAGCAAGATCGGCATACCCCTCCCTCCACCGCCAGGAATGACCACTGGAATACGCGCCGCCATCTTCGTCACTGCCTGGATCGTCGTGAAGGCCGTGCTTCTTGCTACTCTGACCGCATTCTTCGCCGGACTGTATCCCGCATGGCGGGCGTCGAGGATGCCGATCGTCGATGCCCTCCGTCACGCCCGCTAA
- a CDS encoding ABC transporter permease, with translation MLRLAGRNVLRQKGRTATTLAAIAFGVASIVLAKGFVEDTFVQLGEAIVHSQSGHIQLAREGFFEHGAHQPERYLVEDPEGDKKRIMKIPEVSDAMARLSFSGLLNNGRADLSVIGEGIEPEKEARLGTFLRIVTGRRLADSDQFGALVGAGVAKSLRLSPGDSVVLVMSTSDGAMNSLDLNVVGVFQSFSKEYDNRAIKIPLSAAQQLLNTKGANTLVVTLHETKKTADVARLLRERTVWRDQTVKTWQDLNDFYPKTVDMYRIQFGGLQAIILLMVLLGVVNSVNTTVFERTSEFGTMRALGNRGKTVFGIIVLESVILGVAGSTVGILFALGVSYLVSIVGIPMPPPPNSDLSYVAFVRLSWPPVLLAFALGVATTTIASLVPGIRLARIDISRALRSGV, from the coding sequence TTGTTGCGGCTGGCAGGGCGAAACGTGCTGAGGCAAAAAGGCCGAACGGCGACGACGCTTGCCGCGATCGCATTTGGCGTCGCGTCGATTGTGCTTGCCAAGGGTTTCGTCGAGGACACTTTCGTTCAATTGGGCGAAGCGATCGTGCATTCGCAATCCGGGCACATCCAGTTGGCTCGCGAAGGATTCTTCGAGCATGGTGCGCATCAGCCGGAACGCTATCTAGTCGAGGATCCTGAAGGGGACAAGAAGCGCATCATGAAGATCCCGGAAGTGTCCGATGCCATGGCGCGCCTGTCATTCTCTGGACTTCTGAACAATGGTCGCGCCGACCTCTCCGTGATCGGTGAAGGGATCGAACCCGAGAAGGAAGCGAGACTGGGGACGTTTCTGCGAATCGTGACCGGTAGACGTCTCGCGGACAGCGATCAGTTTGGTGCTCTGGTGGGCGCGGGCGTGGCGAAATCCCTCCGGCTTTCGCCGGGCGACTCAGTCGTACTCGTCATGAGTACTTCCGACGGCGCAATGAACAGTCTTGATCTCAACGTTGTCGGGGTGTTCCAGAGCTTCTCCAAGGAGTACGACAATCGCGCGATCAAGATTCCCTTGAGCGCCGCGCAGCAGCTCCTCAATACCAAGGGTGCCAATACCTTGGTCGTGACCCTTCATGAGACGAAGAAGACTGCCGACGTAGCCCGGTTGCTCAGGGAACGCACGGTTTGGCGCGATCAGACCGTCAAGACCTGGCAAGACCTCAATGACTTCTATCCGAAAACTGTGGACATGTATCGCATCCAGTTCGGAGGTCTCCAGGCAATCATTCTCTTGATGGTGTTGTTGGGCGTGGTGAACTCCGTAAACACGACCGTGTTCGAGCGGACCTCCGAGTTCGGCACCATGCGAGCATTGGGAAACCGGGGGAAGACCGTTTTCGGAATCATCGTGTTGGAAAGCGTGATTCTTGGAGTTGCTGGTTCAACTGTCGGTATCCTGTTCGCACTTGGAGTTTCCTATCTGGTATCCATTGTGGGAATCCCGATGCCCCCGCCCCCCAATTCCGATCTCTCGTACGTCGCATTCGTGCGGCTCTCTTGGCCCCCTGTGCTCCTCGCGTTCGCTCTAGGTGTCGCGACGACCACGATAGCGTCGCTGGTGCCAGGTATCCGTTTGGCGAGAATCGATATTTCTCGCGCACTCCGAAGTGGAGTCTGA
- a CDS encoding glycosyl transferase family 1 — protein sequence MKKILFFGEPATLAHVARPAVLASGLDKSRFEVEFATGPDFENVARDLGLCVRRLDAIGTRRYLAAVAGGRVVFPYEVLEGYVREDLQHIEAFKPDVIVGDFRLSLAVSARLARVPYVLISNAYWSPFSSTRIEIPAHPATRVLGARLANALFRPISGLILGHHAAPMNRLLRAHGMSPLGPDLRKVFTEADVTLFADVPELAPTQPSAPQDRYRYVGPVVWSPKVPLPSHLSTRRLDGLPLVYVSLGSSGDRSVVSTVVKALTAHADAEVVVAGQPVEGLDSSDRIHFVSLAPGDVLARLSRVVVCNGGSPGCHQALLEGTPVLGIPTNLDQLLNMQGIVSTGVGLSARSDSITSARISKCIDALLQDSSYANAARRMQSIFAARKPVEVLESVLLECDGSRFTS from the coding sequence GTGAAGAAGATTCTCTTCTTCGGCGAACCAGCGACCCTTGCCCATGTTGCACGGCCGGCAGTTCTCGCATCGGGGCTAGACAAGAGTCGGTTCGAGGTCGAGTTCGCGACGGGCCCGGATTTCGAGAACGTGGCACGGGATCTGGGGCTTTGCGTCCGGCGCCTTGATGCCATCGGGACCAGAAGGTATCTCGCCGCCGTTGCCGGTGGTCGAGTGGTCTTTCCGTATGAGGTCCTCGAAGGGTACGTTCGAGAGGACCTTCAACATATTGAAGCATTCAAGCCCGATGTCATCGTCGGAGATTTTCGTTTGTCGTTAGCGGTGAGTGCGAGACTCGCCCGAGTACCTTACGTTCTGATTTCAAACGCATATTGGAGTCCTTTTTCCAGTACAAGAATAGAGATTCCGGCACACCCCGCGACCCGGGTTTTGGGAGCTCGCCTTGCGAACGCCCTGTTTCGGCCCATCAGTGGGTTGATCCTGGGACACCATGCAGCCCCGATGAATCGATTGCTTCGAGCCCACGGAATGTCACCTCTTGGACCCGACCTTAGGAAAGTATTCACCGAGGCTGACGTCACCCTGTTCGCAGATGTCCCGGAGTTGGCTCCCACACAGCCTAGTGCGCCGCAGGATAGATACCGATATGTGGGGCCCGTCGTTTGGTCACCTAAAGTTCCGCTGCCTTCCCATCTTTCGACGCGAAGGCTCGATGGCCTGCCACTCGTTTACGTGTCCCTTGGCAGTTCGGGCGACCGAAGCGTCGTGTCTACAGTAGTAAAGGCATTGACCGCCCATGCGGACGCTGAAGTTGTTGTAGCGGGCCAGCCCGTTGAGGGATTGGACTCCTCGGATCGGATTCACTTCGTTTCTCTGGCGCCGGGTGACGTGCTTGCCCGGCTGTCACGCGTGGTCGTGTGCAACGGAGGGAGCCCTGGATGCCATCAGGCGCTGCTCGAGGGAACGCCCGTACTCGGGATCCCCACCAACTTGGATCAGTTACTCAACATGCAGGGGATCGTGTCGACGGGAGTCGGCCTTTCCGCTCGATCCGACTCCATTACGTCCGCTCGCATTTCGAAGTGCATCGATGCCTTGCTTCAGGACAGCTCTTACGCGAATGCAGCTCGACGCATGCAGAGCATTTTCGCTGCAAGGAAACCGGTTGAGGTGCTGGAATCGGTACTGCTGGAATGCGACGGATCACGCTTTACATCTTAG
- a CDS encoding 2-oxo acid dehydrogenase subunit E2 encodes MVTMFGEIDASGIEEVRDGFRREGKRPPSYTAFVIKAAGQTMKRHPEANRAILGPPFWRRLVQFEAADIAVAIEKHLPYLPGNAFIAPLRSADSRSLDDLSEALRALPDVNEENSEEYRAYMRVLRYVPRPISTWLVHAPHWFPSLWVRYRGCACWVNAPSKAGVDAVTTTWPWPITFTFGVVKDRPLVVDSAVTARRTMPVGMVFDRRIMGGGPASRLFVDFTENLSRGTKL; translated from the coding sequence ATGGTCACCATGTTCGGGGAAATCGATGCGTCAGGCATCGAGGAGGTCCGAGATGGCTTTCGTCGCGAAGGAAAGCGACCACCATCGTACACCGCCTTTGTGATCAAGGCTGCTGGCCAGACGATGAAGCGTCATCCAGAGGCAAACAGGGCGATCTTGGGCCCTCCGTTCTGGCGCAGACTGGTCCAGTTCGAGGCGGCAGACATCGCCGTGGCCATAGAGAAGCACTTGCCTTACTTGCCCGGGAACGCCTTCATCGCACCTTTGCGATCAGCGGATTCACGAAGTCTTGACGACCTTTCAGAGGCGCTGCGGGCACTCCCCGACGTGAATGAGGAGAACTCCGAAGAGTACCGAGCGTATATGCGCGTCCTGCGCTATGTGCCTCGCCCCATCAGCACTTGGCTCGTACACGCACCGCATTGGTTTCCGTCTCTCTGGGTTCGCTATAGAGGCTGCGCATGCTGGGTCAATGCGCCATCAAAAGCCGGCGTTGATGCGGTTACGACAACGTGGCCATGGCCGATCACCTTTACCTTTGGGGTCGTGAAGGACAGACCACTAGTTGTCGACAGCGCGGTGACAGCGCGCCGCACGATGCCAGTAGGAATGGTCTTTGATCGGAGGATTATGGGAGGGGGGCCGGCGAGTCGTCTCTTTGTCGATTTTACGGAGAATTTGAGTCGCGGAACTAAGTTATAG
- a CDS encoding PEP-CTERM sorting domain-containing protein yields MTYTNPAYITPALVATTAGTEIKIGPATTSWQRFGFLPADGCAVNGSGDNICRLNFQADGNQSFAVPEPSSLALLGLAVAGIVRWTPLARQSKFLIV; encoded by the coding sequence GTGACGTACACCAACCCCGCTTACATTACCCCTGCTTTGGTCGCTACCACGGCCGGTACGGAGATCAAGATCGGGCCCGCCACCACCAGCTGGCAGCGTTTCGGCTTCCTGCCGGCGGACGGTTGCGCGGTCAATGGAAGTGGTGACAACATCTGTAGGCTCAATTTCCAAGCCGACGGCAACCAATCTTTCGCCGTGCCGGAACCCTCAAGCCTCGCACTTCTTGGTCTGGCGGTGGCTGGCATCGTCCGCTGGACGCCGCTCGCAAGGCAGTCTAAGTTCCTGATCGTGTAG
- a CDS encoding AMP-binding protein translates to MVQHAALHCGACVVGLDPNYPASVLDRLIETCGLAGLFVYDREQAKRLASEFPSSFVIGLDQCLDAGKSPVSRATGGPADEDLMGPDPDDPAIIVFSSGTTNDPKPIQYYIVKFCLP, encoded by the coding sequence GTGGTGCAGCACGCCGCTTTGCATTGCGGGGCGTGCGTGGTGGGACTGGATCCTAACTACCCTGCTTCTGTTCTTGACCGGTTGATTGAGACATGCGGTCTGGCAGGGTTGTTCGTCTATGATAGAGAGCAAGCGAAACGTCTGGCGTCAGAGTTCCCTTCTAGTTTTGTGATCGGCCTTGACCAGTGCCTTGACGCGGGGAAGTCTCCGGTATCACGTGCAACCGGTGGCCCGGCAGACGAAGACTTGATGGGGCCGGACCCCGACGATCCGGCCATCATCGTATTTTCATCAGGGACGACAAACGACCCAAAACCCATTCAGTACTACATCGTCAAGTTCTGCTTGCCGTAG
- a CDS encoding AMP-binding protein: MAASRQSVPENDQLLRSSSGRCYISPERSRDVISGIKRAEPLLLVGVPRFYERVYRQVLDTFDKAPLPIRLLGHWSLRVASQSQPPCFAGSSRFPRRIKLFFAELLVLRRVRRLFGRRIRYLMSGSAPLSQDVSRFFESIGLPIYEAYGVSECIVPIAMNVPFKRRAGSVGIPLPENHLVIKNDGEIHITGAGVFGGYVNAPPTACETLGENSRTWATGDLGYIRDGYLFLQGRKTENFKLSTGRWVSPRETEERLMGVQGIDLPVVVGSAKKAALAIFFASTLPADSAEREEYSRRLRVEVNERLCDLPEYQRVAGMILINRSPSVAEGEITTNLKLRRKAIESKYAQAMDDIYSMLDRMENRTGSQGPVVIFL; the protein is encoded by the coding sequence TTGGCTGCCTCTCGCCAATCTGTTCCAGAGAATGATCAACTTCTGCGCAGTTCGTCGGGGCGCTGTTACATTTCTCCTGAACGATCCCGAGACGTAATCAGCGGCATCAAGAGGGCCGAACCGCTGCTGTTGGTGGGCGTGCCGCGATTTTATGAGCGCGTATACCGGCAAGTCCTCGACACTTTTGACAAAGCACCCTTGCCAATCCGGCTACTCGGACATTGGTCTCTTCGAGTGGCAAGCCAGTCACAACCACCTTGCTTCGCCGGATCCTCACGCTTTCCCAGACGAATAAAGCTCTTCTTCGCTGAGCTATTGGTCTTGCGAAGAGTAAGGCGCCTCTTTGGCCGGAGAATCCGCTACTTGATGAGCGGTTCAGCTCCGCTTTCGCAGGATGTGAGTCGCTTCTTTGAGTCAATCGGGTTGCCAATCTATGAGGCTTACGGGGTCAGCGAGTGCATTGTTCCGATCGCCATGAACGTTCCGTTCAAACGTCGGGCAGGTAGCGTCGGCATTCCCCTTCCAGAGAACCATCTAGTCATAAAAAATGATGGCGAGATTCATATTACCGGCGCCGGAGTTTTTGGCGGATATGTCAACGCCCCGCCCACTGCGTGCGAGACCCTTGGAGAGAACTCAAGAACTTGGGCAACCGGCGATCTTGGCTACATTCGCGATGGTTACTTGTTTCTCCAAGGTCGTAAGACAGAGAATTTCAAACTGTCCACGGGTCGCTGGGTATCGCCTCGAGAGACCGAAGAGCGACTGATGGGCGTGCAAGGGATCGACTTGCCAGTCGTCGTGGGGTCGGCCAAGAAGGCCGCCCTGGCGATCTTCTTTGCGTCGACCCTGCCTGCAGATTCTGCGGAACGCGAAGAGTACTCGCGTAGGCTCCGGGTTGAGGTCAACGAGCGGTTGTGCGACTTGCCCGAGTATCAACGGGTCGCCGGGATGATCCTGATAAACCGATCTCCTTCCGTTGCAGAAGGAGAAATCACTACCAACTTGAAGTTGCGACGGAAGGCAATTGAATCGAAGTATGCTCAAGCCATGGACGACATATACTCAATGCTGGACCGCATGGAGAATCGGACAGGGTCTCAAGGACCCGTGGTGATATTTCTGTGA
- a CDS encoding SDR family oxidoreductase: protein MSCIFLTGSTGVVGSAVLRELVSQGVDEVVLLVRASDESELHSRVDRLFEFCEVDRESIATRVSALIGDTSVTRFGLSDDAYDRLCSACTHVIHSAGAVRMNLELEDARKSAVGSAKALLRFLTDCRQASGSPPKTEFISTVGVGGRMAGEVPERWIGEPREFHNTYEQSKAEAEALLESAGCKDWRITVHRPSMVVGDSRTGKSVHFQVFYHLVEFVTGRRTFGFHPHFGKAQLDIVPCDFVAKAIVWSCMNDSTDGKILHLCSGQKGAIGLEQLQRIARERFLSKGQRIPHLLPVPVRLLRMVLPVLGFLLAKKSRKALSTLPVFLDYLESDQHFANTVTVPLLAEAGLASIH from the coding sequence GTGAGCTGCATCTTCCTGACAGGGTCGACTGGAGTGGTCGGCAGCGCAGTGTTGCGCGAGCTCGTGTCACAGGGAGTGGACGAGGTCGTTCTGCTGGTTCGCGCATCCGACGAGTCGGAGTTGCACTCGAGAGTTGATCGACTGTTCGAGTTCTGCGAGGTCGACCGTGAATCTATCGCGACGCGGGTGTCGGCACTGATCGGCGATACTTCCGTCACTCGCTTTGGTCTGAGCGATGACGCCTACGATAGGCTATGTTCCGCTTGCACGCATGTCATTCATTCGGCCGGTGCGGTAAGAATGAACTTGGAACTCGAAGACGCGAGAAAGTCTGCCGTAGGCTCCGCGAAGGCCCTCTTGAGATTCCTAACAGATTGCCGCCAGGCGTCGGGATCCCCTCCGAAGACGGAGTTCATCAGCACAGTGGGCGTGGGTGGCAGGATGGCCGGTGAAGTTCCCGAGCGCTGGATCGGTGAGCCGCGGGAATTTCACAACACCTATGAACAATCGAAAGCCGAAGCGGAAGCGCTCCTGGAGTCGGCCGGTTGCAAGGATTGGCGTATTACCGTGCATCGCCCGAGCATGGTCGTTGGTGACTCAAGAACTGGAAAGAGCGTCCACTTTCAAGTGTTCTATCATCTCGTAGAATTCGTGACGGGGCGGCGAACATTTGGATTCCACCCGCACTTCGGCAAAGCTCAGCTGGACATTGTGCCTTGTGACTTCGTCGCAAAAGCGATCGTCTGGTCATGCATGAACGATTCAACCGATGGGAAGATACTTCACCTATGCAGTGGGCAGAAGGGAGCGATCGGATTGGAACAGCTTCAGCGGATCGCGAGGGAGCGGTTCTTGTCCAAAGGGCAACGGATTCCTCACCTACTTCCCGTGCCCGTCCGCCTGCTGAGGATGGTTCTTCCAGTGTTGGGCTTTCTATTGGCGAAGAAGTCGCGCAAGGCTTTATCTACTCTCCCGGTTTTCCTGGATTATCTCGAGAGTGACCAACATTTCGCCAACACTGTCACTGTCCCGCTACTTGCAGAAGCGGGACTCGCTTCAATCCACTGA
- a CDS encoding tetratricopeptide repeat protein has product MLALLGTRPLPRSDWNQAETYYRKASTSILRTCEPPTIWPGCSVEKGSPDAVRFAQQLIQKAPDNHLIQDTVGTIYLDAGDTQNAVRLLEAAAKGLPNMASVKLNYARALIATNRKEDAHRQIELARPLVKSKASQQYLDTLDAQTR; this is encoded by the coding sequence TTGCTGGCTTTGCTGGGGACGCGACCGCTTCCAAGGAGCGACTGGAACCAGGCAGAAACCTACTACCGCAAGGCCTCGACGTCGATTCTAAGAACGTGCGAACCGCCAACAATCTGGCCTGGGTGCTCAGTCGAAAAGGGTTCACCCGATGCAGTCCGATTCGCGCAGCAACTTATTCAGAAGGCGCCAGACAATCACCTGATCCAAGACACCGTTGGAACGATCTACTTGGATGCGGGTGATACGCAAAACGCAGTGAGACTATTGGAGGCAGCGGCAAAGGGTTTACCGAATATGGCGTCGGTGAAGTTGAACTATGCACGCGCGCTCATCGCGACCAACCGAAAAGAAGACGCTCACCGTCAGATTGAATTGGCCCGGCCTCTGGTGAAGAGCAAAGCTTCGCAGCAATATCTGGACACACTGGATGCCCAAACACGCTAG
- a CDS encoding tetratricopeptide repeat protein, whose product MIPLMPLHIRKLFSWILCLSFALGMLSGCGKSDGGDYLASGSKRAADGDYIAALIDFRNAVARDPQSAEARFKLGSTMRLLGDYPGAGIELKKAEELGYDRDAVILEQLMLHLNAGQFAEVLNEGSARALSSPDARASQAAIKGEALIATTNDAEARLSYDEALKQAPDNGLATLGMVRLALISGDTRTATERIDFSCRKIRALTGLGISRECSWPRKAQQKAAVAFESAVKVRPGDLAARFALVQARISMADFDGAFQEVSQLKKHYPNAPMSSYAEALVAYRKGNKGHALDAIRQALKLAPEDQGVLMLAGILELERGNFASAESLLRKVVSASPDDAQVGGSGRRTARARTVQASARSTATTDERR is encoded by the coding sequence ATGATCCCACTTATGCCCTTGCACATTCGGAAGCTCTTCAGCTGGATCCTGTGCTTGTCGTTCGCCCTAGGAATGCTATCCGGTTGCGGCAAATCGGACGGTGGCGACTATCTCGCGTCCGGGTCCAAGCGGGCCGCCGATGGGGACTACATTGCTGCGCTAATCGATTTCCGCAATGCTGTGGCACGCGATCCACAAAGTGCGGAGGCGCGATTCAAACTGGGTTCTACGATGCGGTTGCTAGGTGACTATCCTGGTGCCGGGATTGAACTCAAGAAGGCAGAGGAATTGGGATACGACCGTGATGCGGTCATTCTCGAGCAGCTAATGCTGCACTTGAACGCAGGTCAGTTCGCCGAAGTGCTTAATGAAGGTAGCGCACGTGCGCTGTCGTCACCGGACGCAAGGGCTAGCCAGGCTGCAATAAAGGGTGAAGCACTAATTGCGACGACCAATGATGCAGAGGCTCGATTGTCGTATGACGAAGCCTTGAAGCAGGCGCCGGACAACGGGTTGGCGACCTTGGGTATGGTTCGCCTGGCTTTGATTTCGGGAGATACAAGAACTGCCACAGAAAGGATCGATTTCTCTTGCAGAAAAATCCGGGCACTAACGGGGCTTGGTATCTCAAGGGAATGCTCTTGGCCTCGCAAGGCGCAGCAGAAGGCCGCCGTTGCGTTTGAGAGCGCGGTGAAAGTCCGCCCCGGGGATCTGGCGGCGCGTTTCGCACTTGTTCAGGCCCGTATATCTATGGCCGACTTCGACGGAGCATTTCAGGAAGTTTCTCAACTGAAGAAGCACTATCCAAATGCCCCCATGAGTTCATATGCGGAGGCACTCGTTGCATACCGCAAGGGAAACAAGGGGCACGCGTTGGATGCGATCCGCCAGGCGCTGAAGTTGGCACCTGAAGATCAAGGCGTCTTGATGCTTGCTGGAATACTTGAGCTAGAGCGAGGAAACTTTGCGTCAGCCGAGAGCCTGCTCAGGAAGGTCGTGAGCGCGAGTCCCGATGACGCACAGGTCGGAGGCTCTGGCCGCCGCACTGCGAGGGCTCGGACAGTACAAGCAAGCGCTCGATCTACTGCAACCACTGACGAGAGGCGATAG